Proteins co-encoded in one Arthrobacter globiformis genomic window:
- the rho gene encoding transcription termination factor Rho gives MTETTELSPAVDTPSSASGSLTEAPAKSSGLAGLKLAQLQALASQLGISGGSRMRKGDLVTAISAHRAGTSATATKAPTRTAAKAAGTSPAAPAPETAAAAPAAEAGEAPAQETRARGRGRSRRAVSDGIIAAPAETAAEAPAAAPAAEAPAAAEAPAAAPAAEAAASTEAEGGERRQPRTRNRRRGEAAAAAPAEAAAAPAEAAPEARGTETRGTETRGTEIRGAEAREQAPEGEAGQRERRDARGRGARDAGEAGGRDNRRDDNRRDDNRRDDNRDADDDGGSRRNRRNRRDRNDRNERSDSRDGSRNERFRDRNDRRRGRSQGPDVDDVEVTDDDVLLPVAGILDVLENYAFIRTSGYLPGPNDVYVSLAQVKKYNLRKGDAVVGAIRAPRDGEDRGQQSARQKFNALVRVTSVNGKTAEDLKDRVEFAKLVPLYPSERLRLETDPKKIGPRVIDLVAPIGKGQRGLIVSPPKAGKTLILQSIANAITTNNPEVHLMMVLVDERPEEVTDMQRTVKGEVIASTFDRPADDHTTVAELSIERAKRLVEMGMDVVVLLDSMTRLGRAYNLAAPASGRILSGGVDSAALYPPKRFFGAARNIENGGSLTILATALVETGSKMDEVIFEEFKGTGNMELRLSRQLADKRIFPAVDVNASGTRREENLLSAEEVKIMWKLRRVLSGLETQQSLELLTNKIRETQSNVEFLMQVQKTTLGAKSDNDK, from the coding sequence GTGACCGAAACCACTGAGCTGTCGCCAGCTGTGGACACACCATCTTCTGCTTCCGGATCGTTGACGGAAGCGCCCGCCAAGAGCAGCGGCCTTGCCGGCCTGAAGCTCGCCCAGCTGCAGGCTCTCGCCAGCCAGCTCGGTATCTCCGGCGGATCCCGCATGCGTAAGGGTGACCTGGTGACGGCCATTTCCGCGCACCGTGCAGGCACGTCCGCCACCGCCACCAAGGCACCGACGCGGACCGCGGCCAAGGCTGCTGGAACCAGCCCTGCCGCCCCCGCCCCCGAAACCGCCGCAGCAGCCCCGGCTGCAGAAGCAGGCGAGGCTCCGGCGCAGGAAACCCGTGCACGCGGCCGCGGCCGCAGCCGCCGGGCAGTGAGCGACGGCATTATTGCAGCACCGGCGGAAACGGCCGCCGAGGCTCCGGCAGCTGCTCCGGCCGCGGAAGCACCGGCCGCCGCCGAGGCACCCGCCGCCGCGCCGGCCGCCGAAGCTGCAGCTTCCACCGAGGCAGAAGGCGGAGAGCGCCGCCAGCCGCGCACCCGCAACCGCCGCCGTGGCGAAGCAGCCGCAGCGGCTCCCGCCGAGGCAGCCGCTGCTCCCGCCGAAGCTGCCCCTGAGGCCCGTGGCACCGAAACACGTGGTACTGAAACGCGCGGTACTGAAATACGCGGTGCCGAGGCCCGCGAGCAGGCACCCGAAGGCGAAGCCGGACAGCGCGAACGCCGGGATGCCCGCGGCCGCGGTGCCCGTGACGCAGGCGAAGCTGGCGGACGCGACAACCGCCGTGACGACAACCGCCGTGACGACAACCGCCGTGACGACAACCGCGACGCCGACGACGACGGCGGCAGCCGCCGCAACCGGCGGAACCGCCGCGACCGGAACGACCGCAACGAGCGCTCGGACAGCCGTGACGGCAGCCGCAACGAACGGTTCCGCGACCGCAACGACCGCCGCCGGGGACGCAGCCAGGGGCCCGACGTCGACGACGTCGAGGTCACTGACGACGACGTGCTGCTGCCGGTTGCCGGCATCCTGGATGTCCTCGAAAACTACGCGTTCATCCGCACCTCCGGTTACCTCCCGGGCCCGAACGATGTCTATGTGTCCCTGGCACAGGTCAAGAAGTACAACCTGCGCAAGGGCGACGCCGTTGTTGGCGCCATCCGCGCACCGCGAGACGGCGAAGACCGCGGCCAGCAGTCCGCCCGCCAGAAGTTCAACGCGCTGGTCCGCGTCACCTCGGTGAACGGCAAGACCGCCGAGGACCTCAAGGACCGCGTGGAGTTCGCCAAGCTCGTTCCGCTGTACCCGTCCGAGCGCCTGCGCCTCGAGACCGACCCCAAGAAGATCGGCCCCCGCGTCATCGACCTGGTCGCCCCGATCGGCAAGGGCCAGCGTGGCCTGATCGTCTCCCCGCCCAAGGCCGGCAAGACGCTCATCCTGCAGTCCATCGCCAACGCGATCACCACCAACAACCCTGAGGTCCACCTCATGATGGTGCTGGTTGACGAACGTCCCGAAGAAGTCACGGACATGCAGCGCACCGTCAAGGGCGAGGTCATTGCCTCCACCTTCGACCGTCCCGCAGACGACCACACCACCGTGGCCGAACTCTCCATCGAACGCGCCAAGCGCCTCGTGGAAATGGGCATGGACGTCGTGGTGCTCCTGGACTCGATGACCCGCCTGGGCCGTGCCTACAACCTGGCAGCGCCGGCCTCCGGCCGCATCCTGTCCGGTGGTGTGGACTCCGCTGCACTGTACCCGCCCAAGCGGTTCTTCGGTGCCGCCCGCAACATCGAAAACGGCGGCTCGCTGACCATCCTGGCAACGGCCCTTGTGGAGACCGGATCCAAGATGGACGAGGTTATCTTCGAAGAGTTCAAGGGCACCGGCAACATGGAGCTCCGCCTGTCCCGCCAGCTGGCTGACAAGCGCATCTTCCCCGCCGTGGACGTCAACGCCTCCGGCACGCGCCGCGAAGAAAACCTGCTCTCGGCCGAAGAGGTCAAGATCATGTGGAAGCTGCGCCGCGTTCTCTCCGGCCTTGAGACCCAGCAGAGCCTGGAACTCCTGACCAACAAGATCCGCGAGACCCAGAGCAACGTCGAGTTCCTCATGCAGGTTCAGAAGACGACGCTTGGTGCGAAGTCGGATAACGACAAGTAG
- the thrB gene encoding homoserine kinase — MLPQTAQLPAIQAGQQVTVRVPATSANLGPGYDSLGLALTLHDTLTVESLDSGELVFELSGEGADSLPRDASHLVVRAMHAAFGRLGYRHTGLKITAENVVPHGRGLGSSASAVVAAVTAANALLPAGVQQDRNWILQLTSEMEGHPDNVAPAIYGGLALSWQDSDQYSSTCATVDAAVIPIVAVPDYELSTEAARALLPASIGHHAAAMNSGRAALLIHALTQKPEFLLASTEDFLHQSYRAEAMRPSAGLIKALRGAGHAAVVSGAGPTVLVLANSETEAATIMEFIAAFAEANTPDINWRVMKLAVDVEGAKVGVHRR; from the coding sequence ATGCTGCCGCAGACCGCCCAGCTGCCCGCCATCCAGGCCGGGCAGCAGGTGACGGTCCGGGTCCCGGCCACCAGCGCCAACCTTGGTCCCGGCTATGACAGCCTGGGGCTGGCACTCACGCTGCACGACACCCTTACCGTGGAGAGCCTGGACAGCGGCGAGCTGGTCTTCGAGCTCAGCGGTGAGGGTGCGGATTCCCTTCCGCGGGACGCCAGCCACCTGGTGGTCCGGGCCATGCATGCCGCCTTCGGACGGCTGGGCTACCGCCACACCGGCCTGAAAATCACGGCGGAAAATGTTGTTCCGCACGGCCGTGGCCTGGGCTCGTCGGCGTCCGCAGTCGTGGCAGCCGTGACTGCGGCCAACGCGCTGCTGCCGGCGGGGGTGCAGCAGGACCGGAACTGGATCCTGCAGCTGACCAGCGAGATGGAAGGGCACCCGGACAATGTCGCTCCCGCGATCTACGGCGGACTGGCGCTGTCGTGGCAGGACAGTGACCAGTACAGCAGCACGTGCGCCACGGTAGACGCTGCCGTCATCCCCATCGTGGCAGTTCCGGACTACGAGCTCTCCACCGAGGCCGCGCGCGCCTTGCTCCCTGCGTCCATTGGCCACCACGCGGCCGCGATGAACTCCGGCCGCGCAGCGCTTCTGATCCATGCCCTCACGCAGAAGCCTGAATTCCTGCTCGCCAGCACCGAGGACTTCCTGCACCAGAGCTACCGCGCGGAGGCCATGCGGCCCAGTGCCGGCCTGATCAAGGCCCTGCGCGGAGCCGGCCACGCTGCCGTTGTCTCCGGAGCAGGACCCACGGTTCTGGTCCTGGCCAACAGCGAGACAGAGGCCGCAACCATTATGGAATTCATCGCCGCGTTTGCGGAGGCAAACACGCCGGACATCAACTGGCGTGTGATGAAGCTGGCAGTCGACGTCGAAGGTGCTAAAGTGGGAGTGCACCGGCGGTAA
- the thrC gene encoding threonine synthase, translated as MAHQWRGVIREYADRLPVTAATRVITLGEGGTPLVYAQKLSELTGSDVYLKVEGMNPTGSFKDRGMTMAMTAAVEAGAKAVVCASTGNTSASAAAYATAAGLTCAVLVPEGKISMGKLSQAIAHGATLLQVDGNFDNCLDIARKLGESYPVFLVNSVNPARIQGQKTGAFEIVDALGDAPDIHVLPVGNAGNITAYWKGYKEYSAPFESETAGTLAPVATKTPAMWGFQAAGAAPFVAGHPITEPDTIATAIRIGNPASWDGAIAARDESGGFIDSVTDEEILAAHRWLSSREGVFVEPGSAAGVAGLLKKHAAGEVPSGKTIAITVTGHGLKDPQWALRTEDGSDVQPVKVPNDVVTVAAELGLEDK; from the coding sequence GTGGCTCACCAATGGCGCGGTGTCATCCGCGAATACGCTGACCGTCTGCCCGTAACGGCGGCCACCAGGGTCATCACCCTCGGCGAGGGCGGTACGCCCTTGGTCTACGCCCAGAAGCTGTCCGAGCTGACGGGCTCCGACGTCTACCTCAAGGTGGAGGGTATGAACCCGACCGGTTCCTTTAAGGACCGCGGCATGACCATGGCCATGACCGCGGCCGTGGAGGCCGGGGCCAAGGCCGTCGTCTGCGCCTCCACCGGAAACACGTCGGCCTCCGCTGCCGCGTATGCCACCGCCGCCGGCCTGACGTGCGCCGTGCTGGTGCCCGAAGGCAAGATCTCCATGGGCAAGCTGAGCCAGGCCATCGCTCACGGCGCCACGCTCCTGCAGGTTGACGGTAACTTCGACAACTGCCTGGACATCGCCCGCAAGCTGGGCGAGTCCTACCCGGTCTTCCTGGTCAACTCCGTGAACCCGGCCCGCATCCAGGGCCAGAAGACCGGCGCCTTCGAGATCGTCGACGCCCTGGGCGACGCCCCGGACATCCACGTGCTCCCGGTGGGCAACGCCGGCAACATCACTGCGTACTGGAAGGGCTACAAGGAGTACTCCGCCCCGTTCGAGTCCGAAACGGCCGGAACGCTAGCGCCCGTCGCCACCAAGACGCCCGCCATGTGGGGCTTCCAGGCTGCTGGAGCTGCGCCGTTCGTGGCCGGCCACCCCATCACGGAACCCGACACCATCGCCACCGCCATCCGGATCGGCAACCCCGCCTCCTGGGACGGCGCCATCGCCGCCCGCGACGAGTCCGGCGGATTCATCGATTCCGTCACTGACGAGGAAATCCTGGCTGCCCACCGCTGGCTGTCATCCCGCGAAGGCGTCTTCGTGGAGCCCGGCTCGGCCGCCGGCGTCGCAGGCCTGCTCAAGAAGCACGCCGCAGGTGAGGTGCCCTCCGGCAAGACCATCGCCATCACCGTCACCGGCCACGGCCTCAAGGACCCGCAGTGGGCCCTCAGGACCGAGGACGGCAGCGATGTACAGCCCGTCAAGGTGCCGAACGACGTCGTGACCGTTGCTGCAGAGCTGGGACTGGAAGACAAATAA
- a CDS encoding homoserine dehydrogenase, protein MTELRTLKVALLGCGNVGAQVARILIDDADTLAPRTGAHLELAGIAVRNLDAEREVDLPRELFTTDAETLVKDADLVIELMGGIEPARSLILSAIQNGASVVTGNKALLAADGPALYEEADKAGVELSYEAAVAGAIPILRPIRDSLSGDRITRVLGIVNGTTNFILDQMDSTGAQFADALAEAQRLGYAEADPTADVEGHDAAAKAAILASLSFHTRFDLEHVYCEGITRVSAADIAAAKEAGFVIKLLAIAEKIGNGDGSEGVSVRVHPTLLPREHPLAAVRGAFNAVFVEAENAGELMFYGQGAGGTPTASAVLGDLVSAARRIVLGGPGRIESTTGHVPALPIDAATTSYYIGLDVADQPGVLAKIAQLFAEHGVSIEIMRQTIHRDADSNVESAELRIVTHRASEAALAATVEAVKGLDVINSVTSVLRVEGA, encoded by the coding sequence ATGACCGAATTGCGAACCCTGAAAGTGGCCCTGCTGGGCTGTGGCAACGTCGGGGCTCAGGTGGCGCGGATTCTGATCGACGACGCCGACACCCTGGCGCCGCGCACCGGCGCCCACCTGGAACTGGCCGGCATCGCGGTGCGGAACCTCGACGCCGAGCGCGAGGTGGACCTCCCGCGCGAGCTGTTCACCACCGACGCTGAAACGCTGGTCAAAGACGCCGACCTCGTGATCGAGCTGATGGGCGGCATCGAGCCCGCCCGCTCGCTGATCCTGTCCGCCATCCAGAACGGCGCCAGCGTGGTCACGGGCAACAAGGCCCTGCTTGCCGCCGACGGTCCGGCACTCTACGAAGAGGCGGACAAGGCCGGCGTCGAGCTGTCCTACGAAGCCGCCGTGGCAGGCGCCATCCCCATCCTGCGCCCCATCCGCGACAGCCTGTCCGGTGACCGCATCACCCGTGTGCTGGGCATCGTCAACGGCACCACCAACTTCATCCTGGATCAGATGGACTCCACCGGCGCGCAGTTCGCGGACGCACTCGCCGAGGCCCAGCGGCTCGGCTACGCCGAAGCTGACCCGACGGCCGACGTCGAGGGCCACGACGCCGCCGCCAAGGCCGCGATCCTGGCGTCACTGTCCTTCCACACGCGCTTCGACCTGGAGCACGTCTACTGCGAGGGAATCACCCGCGTCAGCGCCGCCGACATCGCCGCCGCGAAGGAAGCGGGCTTTGTCATCAAGCTGCTGGCCATCGCCGAGAAGATCGGCAACGGCGACGGCAGCGAGGGCGTTTCGGTGCGTGTCCACCCGACGCTCCTGCCGCGCGAACACCCGCTGGCAGCCGTCCGCGGTGCCTTCAACGCTGTCTTCGTCGAGGCGGAGAACGCCGGTGAGCTGATGTTTTACGGCCAGGGTGCCGGCGGAACCCCGACGGCGTCTGCCGTGCTGGGCGACCTCGTCTCGGCCGCCCGCCGCATCGTCCTGGGCGGTCCCGGACGCATCGAGTCCACCACCGGCCACGTCCCGGCGCTGCCCATCGATGCCGCGACCACCAGCTACTACATCGGCCTGGACGTTGCGGACCAGCCCGGCGTGCTGGCGAAGATTGCCCAGCTCTTCGCCGAGCACGGCGTCTCCATCGAAATCATGCGCCAGACCATCCACCGCGATGCCGACTCCAACGTGGAATCGGCCGAGCTGCGGATCGTCACCCACCGCGCAAGCGAAGCTGCACTGGCAGCGACCGTCGAAGCCGTGAAGGGCCTTGACGTGATCAATTCCGTTACATCCGTACTGCGGGTAGAAGGAGCTTAA
- the lysA gene encoding diaminopimelate decarboxylase — translation MQETTNSTASPLAPEWLAVPADLNALHTPAWAGGVERNAGGELAIDGIPVSVLKEQFGTPLFVMSESDFRARARAFKDAFDDAFADICGGVDVYYAGKSFLCTAVATWVADEGLRLDTCSGGELAVAARAGINGANLSLHGNNKSDAEINRALDMNLGRIVVDSLDELERVAKIASGRGETAKVMLRLTPGVHAHTHEFIATAHEDQKFGLSMAEDSTDEAGLSAAEEAVAAATSYGSVELLGLHCHIGSQIFEPDGFALAAQKLLTFLAAVQAKYSITLPELDLGGGYGIAYTPVDTPRPAADIAQAMAAVVRSKCAELGITAPRISIEPGRAIVGSSTFTLYEVGTLKTVRVDAPAAGSGESADKNVTHPRRYVSVDGGMSDNARPVLYDADYSAILASRASAAAPQLSRVVGKHCESGDIVVRDVYLPEDVAAGDLLAVPGTGAYCWALSSNYNYLARPGVVAVRDGSLRLIVRGETEEDLLNRDMGA, via the coding sequence TTGCAGGAAACCACCAACAGCACCGCCTCGCCGCTGGCTCCGGAGTGGCTCGCCGTCCCCGCGGACCTCAACGCCCTCCACACCCCGGCGTGGGCAGGCGGGGTGGAGCGGAACGCCGGCGGTGAGCTTGCCATTGACGGCATCCCCGTCAGCGTCCTCAAGGAGCAGTTCGGCACGCCCCTTTTCGTCATGAGCGAATCGGATTTCCGCGCCCGCGCCCGTGCGTTCAAGGATGCGTTCGACGACGCCTTCGCCGACATCTGCGGGGGAGTGGACGTCTACTACGCCGGCAAGTCCTTCCTGTGCACCGCCGTCGCGACGTGGGTAGCCGATGAGGGGCTGCGGCTGGACACGTGCTCCGGCGGTGAACTTGCCGTCGCCGCCCGTGCCGGCATCAACGGTGCAAACCTGTCGCTGCACGGCAACAACAAGTCCGACGCCGAGATCAACCGCGCGCTGGACATGAACCTCGGCCGCATCGTGGTGGACAGCCTGGACGAGCTGGAGCGCGTGGCCAAAATCGCCTCCGGCCGCGGGGAGACCGCCAAGGTCATGCTGCGGCTGACGCCGGGGGTGCACGCCCACACCCACGAGTTCATCGCCACCGCCCACGAGGACCAGAAATTCGGCCTCTCCATGGCGGAGGATTCCACTGATGAGGCAGGCCTGTCCGCTGCGGAGGAAGCTGTGGCCGCGGCAACGTCCTACGGCAGCGTGGAGCTGCTGGGCCTGCACTGCCACATCGGTTCGCAAATCTTTGAGCCGGATGGCTTTGCGCTGGCCGCCCAAAAGCTCCTGACCTTCCTGGCCGCGGTGCAGGCCAAGTACTCCATCACCCTGCCTGAGCTTGACCTCGGCGGCGGCTACGGCATCGCCTACACGCCGGTGGATACGCCCCGCCCGGCAGCCGACATCGCGCAGGCGATGGCCGCCGTCGTGCGTTCCAAGTGCGCCGAACTGGGGATTACAGCACCCCGGATTTCCATCGAGCCCGGTCGTGCCATCGTGGGCAGCAGCACCTTCACGCTGTACGAGGTGGGCACCCTGAAAACCGTCCGGGTGGACGCCCCGGCCGCCGGCTCGGGCGAATCCGCCGATAAAAACGTTACGCACCCGCGCCGCTATGTGTCAGTGGACGGCGGCATGAGCGACAACGCCCGTCCGGTGCTGTACGACGCGGATTATTCGGCCATTCTCGCTTCGCGGGCCTCCGCAGCGGCCCCGCAGCTGTCCCGCGTAGTGGGCAAACATTGCGAGAGCGGCGACATAGTTGTTAGAGATGTATATCTGCCCGAGGACGTGGCAGCCGGTGATCTGCTCGCTGTACCGGGGACCGGCGCCTACTGCTGGGCCCTGTCAAGCAACTACAACTATCTGGCCCGGCCGGGCGTTGTCGCTGTGCGCGACGGATCTCTCCGGCTCATTGTCCGCGGGGAAACCGAAGAAGATCTGCTGAACCGCGACATGGGAGCCTGA
- the argS gene encoding arginine--tRNA ligase — MTPEELSLAISACLNDAVAAGDIALAEAAIPDSVLVERPKNREHGDWATNIALQLAKKAGTNPREFATLLSARLKDINGVDGVEIAGPGFLNITVDAAAAGALAKAIVEAGREYGTNTALAGHTVNMEFVSANPTGPLHIGHTRWAALGDSIARVLRASGADVTAEYYINDAGSQMNVFANSVLSRLHGRDVPEGGYPGEYIRDLGHEVLTRHPDIRELTDAAALPVIRAAAYEAQLKDIKDTLADFGVSFDVFFSEQELHDAGAIENAVARLREQGHVFDDGGAVWLRTTDFGDDKDRVMIRANGEPTYFAADAAYYLSKKDRGYTEKIYLLGADHHGYINRLKAIAAAAGDDPEVNIEVLIGQLVSVNGAKLSKRAGNIIELKDLISWLGTDAVRYSLARFPADSPLTLDPELLKKHSNENPVFYVQYAHARSRGTARNAVAAGVDRSAFEASLLDHATENELLSYLGSYPSIVAKAAELREPHRVARHLEVIAGAYHRWYDACRVAPMGDEAVTDTNRTRLWLNDATSQVLANGLELLGVSAPERM; from the coding sequence GTGACTCCCGAAGAACTCTCCCTCGCAATATCCGCCTGCCTGAATGACGCCGTTGCCGCCGGCGACATTGCCCTTGCCGAGGCGGCTATACCGGACTCCGTCCTGGTGGAGCGTCCGAAGAACCGGGAGCACGGCGACTGGGCGACCAATATCGCCTTGCAGCTGGCCAAGAAGGCCGGCACCAACCCGCGCGAATTCGCCACGCTGCTCAGCGCCCGGCTCAAGGACATCAACGGCGTGGACGGTGTGGAAATCGCCGGTCCCGGCTTCCTGAACATCACGGTTGACGCTGCCGCCGCCGGCGCGCTGGCCAAGGCCATCGTCGAAGCAGGCAGGGAGTACGGCACCAACACCGCGCTCGCCGGCCACACCGTGAACATGGAGTTTGTTTCCGCCAACCCCACCGGGCCGCTGCACATCGGCCACACACGCTGGGCAGCCCTGGGCGACTCGATCGCCAGGGTGCTCCGCGCCTCGGGTGCCGACGTCACCGCCGAGTACTACATCAACGACGCCGGCTCCCAGATGAACGTGTTTGCCAACTCGGTGCTGTCGCGCCTGCACGGCCGCGACGTGCCTGAAGGCGGCTACCCGGGCGAGTACATCCGCGATCTCGGCCATGAGGTCCTGACCCGGCACCCGGATATCCGCGAACTGACGGATGCTGCGGCGCTGCCCGTGATCCGGGCCGCGGCCTACGAGGCGCAGCTCAAGGACATCAAGGACACACTGGCGGACTTTGGGGTCTCCTTCGACGTGTTCTTCTCCGAGCAGGAGCTTCACGACGCCGGCGCGATCGAAAATGCCGTTGCCCGACTTCGCGAGCAGGGCCACGTTTTCGACGATGGCGGCGCCGTCTGGCTGCGCACCACCGACTTCGGTGATGACAAGGACCGCGTAATGATCCGTGCGAACGGCGAACCGACCTACTTCGCCGCCGACGCCGCGTACTACCTGTCCAAGAAGGACCGCGGCTACACCGAAAAGATCTACCTCCTGGGAGCCGACCACCACGGCTACATCAACCGGCTCAAGGCCATCGCCGCCGCGGCGGGGGACGACCCCGAGGTCAACATCGAGGTCCTGATCGGCCAGCTGGTCTCCGTTAACGGCGCCAAGCTCTCCAAGCGCGCCGGCAACATCATTGAGCTCAAGGACCTGATCTCCTGGCTGGGAACGGACGCGGTCCGCTATTCGCTGGCGCGGTTCCCGGCCGACTCTCCGCTCACGCTGGACCCCGAGCTGCTCAAGAAGCACTCCAACGAGAACCCCGTGTTCTACGTGCAGTACGCGCATGCCCGCTCCCGCGGCACCGCCCGCAACGCCGTTGCTGCCGGAGTGGACCGGAGCGCCTTCGAAGCCTCCCTGCTGGACCACGCCACGGAAAACGAACTGCTGTCCTACCTGGGCAGCTACCCCTCCATCGTGGCCAAGGCCGCCGAACTCCGTGAGCCGCACCGCGTGGCACGCCACCTCGAGGTCATCGCCGGCGCGTACCACCGCTGGTATGACGCCTGCCGGGTGGCGCCCATGGGCGACGAAGCCGTCACGGACACCAACCGCACCAGGCTGTGGCTCAATGACGCCACCAGCCAGGTGCTCGCCAACGGACTCGAACTGCTGGGCGTTTCGGCGCCGGAACGGATGTGA
- a CDS encoding FMN-binding protein, which produces MKPSMRKTVFVGMAGLSLAGTVAGCAPSGQQPAAQETEPSAAASAAASGTASASASASGSAAGYKDGTYSADGNYKSPNGTETVGVQLTLANGTVSAVEITEHPSNPNTRKFQGQFASGIADQVVGKSLDEINVSKVAGSSLTSGGFNQAVEAIKAQAL; this is translated from the coding sequence GTGAAGCCTTCAATGCGCAAAACTGTTTTCGTCGGAATGGCCGGCCTGTCCCTCGCCGGCACGGTGGCCGGCTGCGCGCCTTCCGGCCAGCAGCCTGCCGCGCAGGAGACCGAGCCCTCGGCGGCGGCATCCGCTGCGGCGTCGGGCACAGCATCGGCGTCCGCTTCCGCGTCGGGTTCCGCAGCCGGCTACAAGGACGGGACCTACAGCGCGGACGGCAACTACAAGTCCCCCAACGGCACCGAGACCGTGGGCGTTCAGCTGACGCTGGCCAACGGCACTGTGTCCGCGGTGGAGATCACCGAGCACCCGTCCAACCCCAACACCCGGAAGTTCCAGGGCCAGTTCGCCAGCGGCATTGCTGACCAGGTGGTGGGCAAGAGCCTGGATGAGATCAACGTCTCCAAAGTGGCGGGCTCCTCCCTGACCAGCGGCGGCTTCAACCAAGCAGTCGAAGCGATCAAGGCCCAGGCCCTGTAG
- a CDS encoding FAD:protein FMN transferase: MPHAGWQEFRFEGIGTSWEVSTPAPLSPGLRSSVLAEVERYDSTWSRFRADSLVTRMSVAPGQYELPPEATGLAALYRQLYTLSGGAMTPLIGESLERLGYDPHYSLQPRGEAAPPRAWDAVLEWHGTSLRTTAPVVLDIGAAGKGQLVDLLAELLRSHGVTDFFIDASGDLLNGGQEPVQVALEHPYDPSKAIGTVPLGSGALCASASNRRAWGDGLHHVLDGTSGAPVRTVVATWARADTAMEADALATALFLVPAEGLERHFRFSWLKVFSNGSAEYSAEFEGALFT, translated from the coding sequence ATGCCGCATGCGGGCTGGCAGGAATTCCGGTTTGAAGGCATCGGGACCAGCTGGGAAGTCTCCACCCCTGCCCCGTTGTCCCCGGGGCTGCGCAGCTCCGTGTTGGCCGAAGTGGAGCGCTACGACTCCACGTGGTCCAGGTTCCGCGCAGACTCCCTGGTGACCCGGATGTCCGTGGCGCCCGGGCAGTACGAACTGCCGCCCGAAGCCACCGGCCTGGCCGCACTGTACCGGCAGCTTTACACGCTCAGCGGCGGAGCCATGACTCCCCTCATCGGTGAAAGCCTTGAGCGGCTGGGCTACGATCCGCACTATTCACTGCAGCCCCGCGGAGAAGCTGCACCTCCCCGGGCCTGGGACGCCGTCCTGGAATGGCACGGAACGTCACTGCGCACCACTGCCCCCGTGGTGCTGGACATCGGCGCGGCCGGCAAGGGCCAGCTCGTGGACCTTTTGGCCGAACTGCTAAGGAGTCACGGGGTTACGGACTTCTTCATTGATGCCAGCGGGGACCTGCTGAACGGCGGCCAGGAGCCGGTGCAGGTGGCGCTGGAGCATCCGTATGACCCCAGCAAGGCGATAGGAACCGTGCCGCTGGGATCCGGCGCTCTCTGTGCTTCGGCGTCGAACCGGCGGGCCTGGGGAGACGGGCTCCATCATGTCCTGGACGGCACCAGCGGGGCGCCGGTCAGGACGGTCGTGGCCACGTGGGCCCGGGCGGACACCGCCATGGAGGCGGACGCCCTCGCCACGGCCCTGTTCCTGGTTCCGGCCGAGGGCCTTGAACGGCACTTCCGTTTTTCCTGGCTCAAGGTATTTTCCAACGGCAGCGCGGAGTACTCCGCCGAATTCGAAGGAGCGCTGTTCACATGA